The following nucleotide sequence is from Pseudanabaena sp. BC1403.
AAGGATTTTATAACATTTTGAGAATCATTTTCCAAGTCAGTCAAAACCTGTAAAGCTAGATGGAGATGTGCTTCTAGATATTTGATGCGATTTTGTAACGCCGCAATAGTGGCTTCCTCAGTACTCATAATATTACCTCCATCAGTTGACCATATACTGATGTTTATCAGTCTAAATCTGTGAAACAGAGTCTAGTCTTTATCACCGTATATCATCATCCTACAAAAGGATGATACTCATATAGCACTGCACCTAAATCAACTAAATTGAATCAGATAAAATCGGCGATCGCTCTCCAAATCAATATAGAAATAATCGAGATATTTAGGAATTTGCGGATGATCGAGACTAGCTAAAACCTTAGCTTCGCGTTCAAATAATGCCACCGCGCCCCAGTACTGAAATGATGCTGTAGCGATCGCACACAACATCGCCAATTTGGTGCAGTTCTTCTATCATTTATGCATTTAGTGAGTTGTATTTTATAATATTGACATTAATGGTATTTCACTTACTTAAATTAGGTTGAATGAACAAATCCTTAGCTAGCTCTGAAAGCAAAGTCTTAATCATTACAGATAGCTATGACGAGCTTGTGCATAAAAACCTTGTACCGTCTAAGGGAACAACTATCGTAGAGCATCGCCAAAATCGCTACCAAATTCAGCAATGTGAATCTGCCTTATTAAAATCTTTAGAAATTTATCTTCAAGAAGCTCCTGACTGCATTTTACTAGATTGGGAGTTGCCAAATCTAGATGGGAAAAAGGTTCTGCAACAATTGATTTCCAAACAAATTCCTGTAGTGATTTTGGTAAGTGAAGCAAACGAGGAATTAGTATCGCTTATAGGGCAAGATTATCAGGATTATCTAGTTAAAGAAACTCTTACCAAGGAATTAATTTTCTCTGCGTTGCGGAACGCGATCGCCCAAGCAGAACAAAAAACAAACCTCATCCACAATTTTTCATCGGCATTGCTGGAGATGCAAAACCGATGTCTAGGCTGTATTGCGATGGGAGATATAATTTGGGAGAAGTTTAACTTACTTTGCCAAATAATTGAGCTAGATATTCCTGATGCCCTATGTTCTATTTTGTTTTTTGATGATCAAGGTAGATTAAATAGCCCTGCGGCTCCGAGCTTACCAGAAAATTTCAATCAAGCCATCAGCGGGCTTTCTATTGATGAAGTACAAACCATCTTTGGTAATAATATTGATGGGAGAACTATCAATATTGGTGATATTGATAATCATCATTGGCAAGAATATCAAGACTTAGCTTTAATGAATGGATTAAGAACTTGTTGGATAACACCGATATTAGCCCGTGATGGGAAGCAAGTGTTAGGTTTTTTTGTTTTATATTATCGGGAATTACTCACGCCTTCTTTAGAAGAAATCAAGGTGATCAAAAACACTGCTTATGCGGTTGGTATTGCGATTGAGCGCGATCGCAGTGAGGCTAATTTGGAGCAACAGTTACAACGAGAGCAACAACTTTATCAGCAACTACAGCAAGAACTGCGCGATCGCAAATGCTCTGAAGAAGCATTACAAAGAAGTGAATCTCATCACCGAGCCTTAATTAGAGCAATTCCAGACTTAATCATGCGGATGAACCGAGCAGGTTTTTTTCTGGAATTTCTCGCCAGTCCTCAGTTTTATGTCATTGCTAGAAATACTGATATGGTAGGACTAGATGTCTTCCAACTTTTCTCTCATGATTTAGCCCAAAGTCGTCTTGAGCATGTTCACAAAGCCTTAGATACTAATTCCATTCAGGTTTACGAACAGAGCTTTGAGGTTGATGGCAGAACTCAAATCGAGGAAGTAAGGATTGTTCCCTATACTGAAGATGAGGTTTTATTACTAGTTCGAGATATTAGCAATTATAAACTTGTAGAAGAGAGACTAAGACAAAGTGAGAAAAGATTTGAACGGATTGCTCTATCTCTTCCAGGGTATATATTTACAGTAATTAAACCTCCAGTAGGTTCCTATTATTTTGAATACATTAGTTCAGGAGTCGAAAAAATCAATGAAGTGACGGTTGAACAGGTTCTACAAGATCCTAAATTACTTGAAATGCAGCTCCATCCCGATGACCGAGCAGGCTTTTTTGCCGCATCTAAGTATAGTACTGAGACGATGACACCTTCTAATCATGAATGGAGAGCTATTACGCCATCAGGTAAGCTCAAATGGCTACGGGTAAGCTCTTTGCCAGAAAAGATTGACAAAGATAGTATTGCGAACGATCGGAGAAAAGGCTCGATTGTTCGTCATGGTATTATTTTGGACATTACCGATCGCAAACTTGCGGAAATACAGTTACAACAGCAGACAGATCGCCAAAGACTCTTAAGCGTAATCTCTCAACATATTCGCGCCTCGCTTAACCTCGAAGAAATCCTCAATACAACGGTTGCCGAAATACACCAAGTCTTGCAATCAGATCGGGTTTTGGTTTATCAGATATATGCTAATGCTACAGGAGCCGTAATAGCAGAATCTAGATCTTCTGAATTTACCTCAATATTAGATAATATCTACTCTGTGGAAATTTTTACAAAAGAGATGTATGACAGTTTCTCTCATGGAGAAATATATGCGTTAGAGGATATTGAGTCTCAATCTTCCGCCTCTTCTTTGATAGAGATTCTCCGAGAAATTCAAGTTAGAGCCATACTTATTGTTCCAATTATTCAGGATCAACAACTTTGGGGGCTGCTGATTGCTCATCAATGCGATCGCCCTCGACAGTGGCAAGAATGGGAAATAGAGCTTTTACAACAATTATCCAGCCAATTTGCGATCGCCATTCAACAAGCCAACCTATTCCAGCAATTACAGATTGAATTACGCGATCGCCAACGCGCTGAACAGCAAATTCGTCAACAAGCAGATCGAGAGTCTTTATTACATGATCTCATGCAGCGAATTCGTAAATCCCTTGATTTGCATATTATTTTTGATACTGCCACATTAGAAATCCGCCAATTTTTGCAAGCTGATCGGGTTGGCATCTTCAAATTTTTGCCAAATTCTAATTTTAATGATGGCGAATTTGTTGCAGAATCTGTGGTTGATGAATTTGATTCAGTTATCACAGCTAAAGTTTATGAGGATCGCTTCGGGGGAGAATATGCCGAATCATATCGTCTCGGTAGATTTCAGGTTGTAAATGATATATACAATGCAGGGCTTACGCCATGTCATATTGATATTTTGTCAATATTTCAAATTCGCGCAAACCTAGTCGTTCCCATACTAAATGGTAATGATTTATGGGGACTGCTCTGTATTCATCAATGCTCAGCCCCTCGTCATTGGGAAATAGAGGAAATTAGTTTAGTTCAGCAAATCAGTAATCAACTTGCGTTCGCGATTCAACAAGCTAGCCTTTATCAGCAGGTGCAAGAAGAACTTGCGGACAAAGAAACCCTATACCTCCAATTAGCTAATGAACTGCATCAGAAAAAAGTATTGCTCAAGGAAGTGCATCATCGGGTCAAAAATAACTTGCAAGTGATGTCGAGCCTTCTGAGAATGCAGTTCCGCAAAACCACACCTGAATTAAGAGTCTTGATTGATGGCTATCAAAATCGTATTCAATCTATGGCGCTAATTCATGCCCAACTTCATAACAATGAAGATCTTGCTAACATCAACTTCCGAGACTATATTTCTGAATTAATGGCTAATCTATTTAAATGCTATGTCAATCATTCTGAACATATTGAATATAAATTGGATGTCATTAACATTTTCTTACCTCTAGAGCAATCAATTCCTTTAGGTTTAATCATCAATGAGTTAATATCAAACACCTTGAAATATGCATTCCCTCACGGTTCTGGTGAAATCAATATTCAATTAACTCAAACTGCAACCCAATATCATTTAATAGTGTCGGATGATGGTATTGGTCTTCCTCTAGGTCTTGACCTAACAAACACAGAGAGTTTAGGGATGCAGCTAGTCCATAGCTTAACAGATCAACTTGAAGGAAGTCTTCTCTATAATGGCGAGAAGGGAACGAAATTTCAATTACTTTTTCCTGTTGTCTAAAGTTTATTGATGTCACTATATAGCAATCCCTAAAATCTCAGCATGATGTTGGGACGGCATTTTAGGTGCAGATTTTGCAGATATAGTAATGTAAGCTTTGCTTAGGACAAATCAAAACCTAAAAGAGTAATGGCGGCGCTTAGCGCCGCCATTACTCTTTTGGATTTTATGTTCTAAATAAAGTTTACATTACTATAAATATTTTTTTACCCAGAATATCTGCTGAATATAGGTTACAAGGGAGATATTGAGAAACTATAACCATAGTTAGTGTTGCTATACAATTTAGATTCAAAACATAGAAGTATAATTTAAAGGTTTATTTGTAAGCAGCGGCTTACAAAAGAGGTCAAAATATTGAGTGTCCAAGTAGTAATAGTTGAAGATGAAAGACTGGTTGCGCAAGATATCTCTCACATACTTCGAGATGAAGGTTATATTATCTGTGCGATCGCATCTGATGGCGAAACAGCGATCGAAAAAATCTTAGAATTTTCTCCCGATTTAGTCTTGCTAGATATTCGGATCAAAGGAAGAATAGATGGGATAGATGTTGCTAAGTTTACGCAATCTTTCTGTGATATTCCTATCGTTTATCTCTCAGCTTTCTCTGATGCAGAGACCTTAAAACGTGCTCAGCTTACTAATCCGATGGGATATGTGGTTAAGCCATTTCTAAGTGCGCAGCTCCTTGCGACTATTAAAATAGCCTTGACAACCTATAGCTCTAAACAAAAGGAAAATCAAGAATCACGGATCAAAAACATGTTTCTCTCGATTATTAGAGATGAACTCCGTAATCCCCTTAATGTGATTTTAGGCTTCTCAGAATGTTTAAAGGAAGAGATCCTTGGCTCGGTTAATATTGAGCAAGTAGAGGCTTTACAAGTTATTAATAGTAGTGGCAATCATTTATTAAGACTGATTAATAATATCATCGATTTATCAATGCTAGAGGCTGGGCGGTTTGAATTACAGCTTGGAATGATGAATATCTCTTCAATTTGTTATATTGTTCTAGAACAGATTCAAAAGGATGCTGTGAAAAAGCGGATTAAGCTGGAATCAAAAATTCAAGATGAGCTACCTTTGATGCTGTTAGATGAACGACGTATTTTTAAGGCTTTGGTTAATTTGCTTGGAAACGCGATAAAATTTACTCCAGAAAATGGGCATGTCACTTTGGAAGTGACGCATGAACATCAAATTGAGCAGAAGTCTTTGATTAGGATTGCCATTAAGGATACAGGTATCGGGATCTCTCCAGACAAACTTGATCGATTATTTCAACCATTCGGTCAAACTGATACTAGCCTTAATCGTAAATATAATGGGCTGGGGCTAGGTTTAGCTTTTGTCAAACGGATTGTTGAATTGCATAGTGGCAAAATAGAAGTAACTAGTGAATTAGGTGTGGGGAGTTGCTTTACTGTGTATTTACCCTGTGGTCAAGTGTAACCACTTAATGAAGGTGCTTAAATGATATTTGCGGTTGATGTTGATTATCGAGATGGGAAAGCTGTAGCAGCAGGAATTGCCTTTAATGATTGGGAAGATCATGCCCCTGACAGCACATTCATCACTGAAGTCGATCAAGTTGAAGAATATCAACCAGGGGAGTTTTATAAACGCGAGATGCCAATTATTTTGCTGCTTTTAGAAAAACTCCCCCAACTCCCTAAGATCATTGTGATTGATGGTTATGTCTATCTCGATCGCTATCAAAAGGCTGGGTTAGGTTATCACCTATACAATGCACTGAATACACAAGTTGCTGTAATTGGCGTAGCAAAAAGTCGCTACAAAGATATCCCCACTGAATCGGAGGTGTATAGGAATGATAGTAATCGTCCACTATATGTAACTGCGATCGGTGTTGAGGAATCTGAAGCAAGAGATTTTATAAAAAAAATGCATGGTAATCATCGATTACCAACAATGTTAAAAGCTGTAGATAGACTTTGCCGAGATTCTCTATTAATCCCAAACCCAACCCCGTAAGGTTGCGCCCCGCAGGGGCGCAACCTTACGGGGTTGGGAATTTTTCTGCACAGGTACTTATAGATAAAATGACAGCATATGGATACAGTATTATTCGATCTTGATGGAACTTTAACCGATCCCAAAATTGGGATTACAACTTGTATTCAATATGCTCTCAACCAACTTGACTACGATGCACCAGAAACCGATCAACTCCTTTGGTGCATTGGACCACCATTGACAGTCAGTTTGGCAAAACTACTACAAACTACCGATCAAATAATGATCGATCGCGCCATTACCCTTTATCGCGATCGCTTTGCCACAGTTGGTCTATTTGAGAATGTGCTGTATCCACAAATTCCTGAAACTCTAAAACTCATTCGCACCGCAGGTTATCAAACCTACATTGCCACGTCAAAACCCCATGTGTTTGCCAAGCGGATTATTGATCATTTTGAACTGACTTCTCTATTTGATGGTATTTATGGTAGTGAGCTAGATGGAACGCATAGTGACAAAGGAGAACTAATTCGCCATATTCTTCTCGCTGAAAATTTG
It contains:
- a CDS encoding GAF domain-containing protein, translating into MNKSLASSESKVLIITDSYDELVHKNLVPSKGTTIVEHRQNRYQIQQCESALLKSLEIYLQEAPDCILLDWELPNLDGKKVLQQLISKQIPVVILVSEANEELVSLIGQDYQDYLVKETLTKELIFSALRNAIAQAEQKTNLIHNFSSALLEMQNRCLGCIAMGDIIWEKFNLLCQIIELDIPDALCSILFFDDQGRLNSPAAPSLPENFNQAISGLSIDEVQTIFGNNIDGRTINIGDIDNHHWQEYQDLALMNGLRTCWITPILARDGKQVLGFFVLYYRELLTPSLEEIKVIKNTAYAVGIAIERDRSEANLEQQLQREQQLYQQLQQELRDRKCSEEALQRSESHHRALIRAIPDLIMRMNRAGFFLEFLASPQFYVIARNTDMVGLDVFQLFSHDLAQSRLEHVHKALDTNSIQVYEQSFEVDGRTQIEEVRIVPYTEDEVLLLVRDISNYKLVEERLRQSEKRFERIALSLPGYIFTVIKPPVGSYYFEYISSGVEKINEVTVEQVLQDPKLLEMQLHPDDRAGFFAASKYSTETMTPSNHEWRAITPSGKLKWLRVSSLPEKIDKDSIANDRRKGSIVRHGIILDITDRKLAEIQLQQQTDRQRLLSVISQHIRASLNLEEILNTTVAEIHQVLQSDRVLVYQIYANATGAVIAESRSSEFTSILDNIYSVEIFTKEMYDSFSHGEIYALEDIESQSSASSLIEILREIQVRAILIVPIIQDQQLWGLLIAHQCDRPRQWQEWEIELLQQLSSQFAIAIQQANLFQQLQIELRDRQRAEQQIRQQADRESLLHDLMQRIRKSLDLHIIFDTATLEIRQFLQADRVGIFKFLPNSNFNDGEFVAESVVDEFDSVITAKVYEDRFGGEYAESYRLGRFQVVNDIYNAGLTPCHIDILSIFQIRANLVVPILNGNDLWGLLCIHQCSAPRHWEIEEISLVQQISNQLAFAIQQASLYQQVQEELADKETLYLQLANELHQKKVLLKEVHHRVKNNLQVMSSLLRMQFRKTTPELRVLIDGYQNRIQSMALIHAQLHNNEDLANINFRDYISELMANLFKCYVNHSEHIEYKLDVINIFLPLEQSIPLGLIINELISNTLKYAFPHGSGEINIQLTQTATQYHLIVSDDGIGLPLGLDLTNTESLGMQLVHSLTDQLEGSLLYNGEKGTKFQLLFPVV
- a CDS encoding ATP-binding protein, which encodes MSVQVVIVEDERLVAQDISHILRDEGYIICAIASDGETAIEKILEFSPDLVLLDIRIKGRIDGIDVAKFTQSFCDIPIVYLSAFSDAETLKRAQLTNPMGYVVKPFLSAQLLATIKIALTTYSSKQKENQESRIKNMFLSIIRDELRNPLNVILGFSECLKEEILGSVNIEQVEALQVINSSGNHLLRLINNIIDLSMLEAGRFELQLGMMNISSICYIVLEQIQKDAVKKRIKLESKIQDELPLMLLDERRIFKALVNLLGNAIKFTPENGHVTLEVTHEHQIEQKSLIRIAIKDTGIGISPDKLDRLFQPFGQTDTSLNRKYNGLGLGLAFVKRIVELHSGKIEVTSELGVGSCFTVYLPCGQV
- a CDS encoding endonuclease V, whose amino-acid sequence is MIFAVDVDYRDGKAVAAGIAFNDWEDHAPDSTFITEVDQVEEYQPGEFYKREMPIILLLLEKLPQLPKIIVIDGYVYLDRYQKAGLGYHLYNALNTQVAVIGVAKSRYKDIPTESEVYRNDSNRPLYVTAIGVEESEARDFIKKMHGNHRLPTMLKAVDRLCRDSLLIPNPTP
- a CDS encoding HAD family hydrolase, translated to MDTVLFDLDGTLTDPKIGITTCIQYALNQLDYDAPETDQLLWCIGPPLTVSLAKLLQTTDQIMIDRAITLYRDRFATVGLFENVLYPQIPETLKLIRTAGYQTYIATSKPHVFAKRIIDHFELTSLFDGIYGSELDGTHSDKGELIRHILLAENLSPTKTVMVGDRSHDAIGAKKNQLLAIGVTYGYGTEEELRTHGVDLIANSPMEITKYL